From a single Vitis vinifera cultivar Pinot Noir 40024 chromosome 18, ASM3070453v1 genomic region:
- the LOC104882655 gene encoding FAD-linked sulfhydryl oxidase ERV1 codes for MVSRIGSDLTLHFLRHRYRHRHRRFRLGCRLGKSANHVSEVELGRATWTFLHTLAAQIEKANPVQAGSQAEFSQWLCHVHNVVNRSLNKPIFPCKRVDARWGKLKCELRACYLQGTPDFGEG; via the exons ATGGTCTCGCGCATTGGTTCAGATCTCACCCTCCACTTTCTCCGTCATCGGTATCGCCATCGGCATCGGCGTTTCCGTCTTGGGTGCCGCTTG GGAAAATCAGCTAATCATGTGAGTGAAGTAGAGCTTGGAAGGGCTACTTGGACTTTTCTCCATACTCTTGCAGCTCAG ATAGAAAA AGCCAATCCTGTACAAGCTGGATCTCAAGCTGAGTTCTCACAGTGGCTATGTCACGTGCACAATGTCGTTAACAGAAG CCTTAATAAACCAATATTTCCTTGTAAGAGAGTTGATGCAAGGTGGGGCAAGCTGAAATGCGAGCTGCGTGCATGTTATCTGCAAGGAACTCCAGATTTTGGTGAAGGATGA
- the LOC100266519 gene encoding auxin-binding protein ABP19a, which yields MLHILALFSFLLVSSSHAAVQDFCVADLTAPQGPAGYSCKTPAEVTADDFVYSGLSVPGNTSTLFNAAINTAFVEKFPGLNGLGVSMARADIAPGGVIPMHTHPGASEIILIAKGSVTAGLISSDNTVYLKTLKEGDIMVFPQGLLHFQVNTGRTQAHLWASFGSPNPGLQILSNALFSNNLPSELIEKTTFLDDDEVKRLKALLGGSG from the coding sequence ATGCTTCACATTCTTGCCTTgttttccttcctcctcgtctCCTCCTCCCATGCAGCAGTCCAAGACTTCTGTGTGGCGGACTTGACAGCCCCACAAGGCCCTGCAGGCTACTCCTGCAAGACGCCTGCAGAAGTAACAGCTGATGATTTCGTGTATTCAGGCCTAAGTGTGCCTGGAAACACCTCAACCCTCTTCAATGCCGCCATCAACACAGCATTTGTTGAAAAGTTTCCAGGCTTGAATGGCCTTGGCGTCTCCATGGCACGAGCAGACATAGCCCCTGGCGGTGTGATTCCAATGCACACTCACCCCGGCGCTTCAGAGATAATTCTTATAGCCAAGGGCTCTGTCACTGCTGGTTTAATTTCTTCGGATAATACCGTCTACTTGAAGACACTCAAAGAGGGGGATATCATGGTTTTCCCTCAAGGGTTGCTGCATTTCCAGGTGAATACTGGTCGGACACAGGCACATCTTTGGGCTAGCTTCGGTAGCCCGAACCCTGGCCTCCAAATCCTCAGCAATGCGCTGTTTAGCAACAACTTGCCTTCTGAATTGATAGAGAAGACCACTTttcttgatgatgatgaagtgAAAAGACTCAAGGCTCTTCTTGGTGGATCTGGGTAA